The Actinocatenispora sera genome has a window encoding:
- a CDS encoding cupin domain-containing protein, whose amino-acid sequence MLALAKKSFHNPDEVRTPPLTRVEVIVFGNAKAARMTLQPGWHWAEHIKPVAGTPTCQSHHVGTVLAGQLRVTHPDSGEIEIGPGDAYEILPGHDAWVVGDEPFVGLEFETTTVEEYATGGKH is encoded by the coding sequence ATGCTGGCACTGGCGAAGAAGTCGTTTCACAATCCGGACGAGGTGCGCACTCCGCCGCTCACCCGCGTCGAGGTGATCGTCTTCGGTAACGCCAAGGCGGCCCGCATGACGTTGCAACCCGGATGGCACTGGGCCGAACACATCAAACCCGTCGCAGGCACGCCGACCTGCCAGTCGCACCACGTCGGCACCGTACTGGCGGGACAGCTGCGGGTGACCCACCCCGACTCCGGCGAGATCGAGATCGGCCCGGGCGACGCGTACGAGATCCTGCCCGGGCACGACGCGTGGGTCGTGGGCGACGAACCGTTCGTCGGTTTGGAGTTCGAGACCACCACTGTCGAGGAGTATGCGACCGGCGGGAAGCACTGA
- a CDS encoding DUF2752 domain-containing protein, translating to MSDVVATPSGPSAFAAPGPLGRIWRRVRVLGPWLMVVPVAGAVGWVQAFDPTNGKEGPLGPCAWHLLFGVNGPGCGGTRAFYYLIHGDLVDAVRMHLPFVLAVPFLLYGWLVWALSTVGVRLPMRRPGKRWLIAYVVFFVLFTTVLRNLSSQPFAWFDIPNTAHRLW from the coding sequence GTGTCCGATGTTGTGGCCACCCCGAGCGGTCCGTCGGCCTTCGCCGCACCGGGGCCGCTCGGTCGGATCTGGCGACGGGTTCGGGTGCTCGGTCCGTGGCTGATGGTGGTGCCAGTTGCCGGCGCGGTCGGGTGGGTGCAAGCGTTCGACCCGACCAACGGCAAGGAGGGCCCGCTGGGCCCGTGTGCCTGGCACCTGCTGTTCGGGGTCAACGGTCCGGGCTGCGGTGGCACCCGAGCCTTCTACTACCTGATTCACGGTGATCTGGTCGACGCGGTGCGAATGCATCTGCCGTTCGTGCTCGCGGTGCCCTTCCTGCTGTACGGGTGGCTGGTCTGGGCGCTGTCCACGGTGGGGGTGCGGCTCCCGATGCGGCGGCCTGGTAAGCGCTGGCTGATTGCGTACGTGGTGTTCTTCGTGCTGTTCACCACGGTGCTGCGCAACCTGTCGAGCCAGCCGTTCGCCTGGTTCGACATCCCCAACACTGCGCACCGGTTGTGGTGA